ctaaaaacacccacatttgatggcattaaagctgctggaaatgcagcgatgactcgctaaacaacaaacaatgttgctctgcagtggtctgcagccagcagctgtctCACCTAGATATCATACCATCAACTGTCACCTTCATCTCCTCATGACAGAATCAGactgttgatatgatacatatgaaacgcacaatgccaacatttccttctggGCTAAGACAGATAAAATATttgcagacagaaaaacaaattttttcGAGAAATGTACGAACTGCTGAGATCACAAGTGGAGTTTACCAGAGATGAAGAAACTGTCAGAAAGagaaacatcaacaacagagtACCTTGTTACAAGTCTTTTATAGCATATTAGCAGCTTTTAGGTCGAGATACTGTACATCATGGATGAGCTCTGTGGGGCAACAACTAACctttttattatcaaataaaCTGCCAACTGTTTTTGGATGAATCGGTACTTTCAGTCTATAAACTGTCTGAAGAATCGATTATTGAACTCATCCTAAAGTTTAGCTCCTGTCTGTCATCCAGCACCCCCAGTCTGGAGTGTGAAGTCTCTGCAATGAATCATCCTGCAGGTGGTCATGTGTCCAAATTCCCGTCTTTCACTTTGACCATCATCTCTTCCTTCAAGGcgtcagcctcagagtcatcaccGCCTGCAGCGAGTACAAGCTCCATCTCTTTACGATAAGCAAAGTTCATCAGTTCATGTCTCTGTTAAACTTTGTGTTGTAAGTGCGATGCGTTCATGTTCACTGTCTCCCTGAAGTTGATCATGTGAACCACCACTGTGTGACTTAAACCTGAACTCCTCTCAGGACTGGACGCCGCTCAAGCCACGCAGTATCCCTGGCTGGCCATGAGTGCCGTCTGGCTCTCCCTTCGCTtgtccttcttcttcctcagtCGCACCCTCCAGCAGATGGCGCTGGATCCCAGCAGGCCCAgtccagcagacagcagcaccAGCCCCAGCACAGAGATGGTGGACCCGTGGGAGTTGAAGGTATACGCCACAGCTGTGACCACGATGCCGGCAATGAGTACAACCACGCCGAATGGGACTGTGCAGCGGTAGCAGGACATCTCTGCACCGCCGGTGGCCGCCGTCAGCTGGACCTCGTTGATGTGCGGGACGTGGGTTGTCATGACCATGCTGCGGTCCTTCCTTGCCTTCTCCCGGCTCAGCTTCTCAGCAGAGATGGTTGTCGGCATCCTCACGGCACCCCTGGGGATCCTGGAGCCACCTTTGCTGTGGAGGTCATCGGGCATGGCGATCTTACTGGCGAGGAAGAGGTGGGCCATCTTGATACTGATGTCagcaatcagccaatcacagaacAGCTAGCTGAAAAAAGAATTAAAGAGGTGTTAAAGATTCTGGTTCCTGTAAAGGACATAAAAAAGACACCTTTTCACAAGACGAGAGCCTTTTACAACAAATATTAAGCGACTTACTCAACTACGAACAaccaaactctggactttcacccaggagcctgctgtttgtttttccgtgtgaaaccaaaaaatCAATACAACGTAGTGTGCGGGATGTGTAGCATGCTGTgctagtgacatatgtcacatgatgtatgccatgtgacattattttatCTTTGTAACAATcaaacttattttaagccaaaccatgatggggttttttctaaacctaaccacataccGTTATCTTGCTAAAACTCAGATTGAAAACCAGTAAATTTGCCATTAGGCCCGGGTCATATGTCAAATTAATTTCATTCAGTGTATGTGCACAAAACGATAATGTAGAGTCCAAAGCTGTTTGTGATAACCTGTATTATTTAGGTATTCATAACAATGACAGCCTTTGTAATGTGAGTGTTTTACTGTTTTGCAAAAGTAGAACTAAAAAATAGGAtgtttaagtcatttatcaacTGTAGAAGAAAAGACTTTACAGAGAGATGATTTCCAAACATACAAGATGGTTCTGACTCGAAGTCCTTAACCTCCAAGTTTTGTCTTAGTCTggtaacattttactttttcactTAGGTTGAAGCATCACACCACTTCTGTGCGTTGACAAACATCTCCTCCCTCTAACTCCACATCTACAATGTCTACAAGCGTGACTGCTGCTGCCATGATGTTCAGCTGCTGTTAACTAtactttaatgtgaaacagaTGGAGGAAGCGTTGAAATTTCATTAAGGGCAGATCAGCAAACAGGGAGGGTCTCACTCACATGTGATCATAAACATGAACCAGGGACAATTAGAAACAATGGCCCGAATAACTGAACCCACAGTGTGTGTTAGCAGGTCAGAAACCAACACAACTTCACAGACACTGTGTCAGGTGAGTCGTCATCTGTGCTGTGGTTTGAAAGTTATCaaatgaaaatgagacaaaatgtaaaaaaaaaagaagtgataaAATACTAAAAGTCAGGCTGCGTCTATAACAAGTCTTTTAAAGctgggtaggcagttttattttggcgcCATTgggcaaaaatatgttttacttgaagtggtctgagagaaaactctgcacctcctcttggctctgttttcagtctttagcAAATCTCGCCCGTGACGGGAGGCTTTctccaatcacaggtcatttcagagagatgGTGTTCCTTTTGGCTGTTTTACAGATGCAGATGTGTGCACGTTCCATCAGATGGTGAAAGTCTGATTCAGTGgaggagaatcctgcagagaaagttgctagtTGCAACCCAAAAAGGAAAACAGGCTGATCAAAAAGAGTCTAAAAGAGTGTCTGAgattaaactaaataaaacacgAGTCAGTGtcagcaaagtgtttcagatatggagagaaaatgttgctaatagtttagccttctgctaactagAGCCAAAgactcacagctgcagctttacATTTACGTGGCTAttgttagctagagcctcgaatCACTGTGTTgtccgcctcactccccgccgctacagaccacctcactgggaggagagcaggcagcagctccggaGACCCAAGTCAGTGGCtgcagcaaactttctgttactgctgttacacaggttagacccagcgcTGCCtctggccaccagcctgctgtgacatcaACACTGGGGGGTTTATGCTGACCATCTCTGGAGCTACTGCCCAATCACCTCTGGGGAagcagtccaaaaaaaaaaaagcaaactcTATGCTCTAAAAAGCCCTGAAATTTTGAGGAGGAACGAGACCAACTACATTTAAACATCAACATTGTTAAACAAAGTTGAGCTTTGAACGTTGTTGACCCACCTCAGTCTGCAGATCACACTGATGATCAATGAAAGATTCAGACACTACGATAAGATATATTTAGATGTCCTCTTCTCTAATTAAAGCTGGGgcaggcagaaatctggaatcCCCGCTGAATTTGAAACCACACCCTCCGCCTgcagctctctcctctctgtcctaagcccctcccaccacaTGAGCACAGGCATATGTGCAAGCATCAAACAGCAACCCAGTGTTTCACATACACTGCTGTATTTAATCTGATTTCATTGCAGAGTTCCCTGAGTCCCTCCTCACCGCACacatcagaccacaaatgagacagcaattagctgctagccatcCCTCCGCCTCGCTCCCCgccgctgtggactgcttcccctGGAGAAGAGCAGTCAGTAGCTTGGGAGATGAATTTTTGGTTGGCAGCTGTAGCAGCTTGAATTCAGCCAGTCCAACCCCCCCAGCGCCTGGGTGTCACAGCAGGATGGTGGGCTGCATCAGTGCCGGGTATGAGCTGTGTAACAGcggcaacagaaagtttgctgatccagtgggATCTGATctggctggattcaggttgctCCAGCTGCTGACTGGAGGTCTGTCTCTAGAGCTGCTGCCCGCTgatgaggtggtctgtagcagcggggagtgaggcagaggacacatTGTGATCCGAGGCTCTAGCCaacattagctacataaacgtAAACAGCTGCCATGAGTCTTTGGCTCCaattagcagagggctaaactatcagcaacattttctctccatcttgtCAGATTCTGTTTGATTAGTCTGTCTTCATTTTTTGGGTTGCTCTGTAGTGTCAGCAGTTGTTGTCAATGCTGGAATaacaactttctctgcaggattctcctcCATTGAATCAGACTTTCACCGTCTGAAGGGACGTGCACACACATCTGTATCTGtggaacagccaataggaacgccctctctctgaaatgacccaTGATTGGTCAGTCTCCCGTCAGGTTAGATTTTCTAAagtctgaaaacagagccaagaggaggagcagaagtcTTGAGTTTTCTCAGTTCAC
The Epinephelus moara isolate mb chromosome 13, YSFRI_EMoa_1.0, whole genome shotgun sequence genome window above contains:
- the LOC126399497 gene encoding transmembrane protein 100-like, translating into MAHLFLASKIAMPDDLHSKGGSRIPRGAVRMPTTISAEKLSREKARKDRSMVMTTHVPHINEVQLTAATGGAEMSCYRCTVPFGVVVLIAGIVVTAVAYTFNSHGSTISVLGLVLLSAGLGLLGSSAICWRVRLRKKKDKRRESQTALMASQGYCVA